DNA sequence from the Streptomyces canus genome:
TCAGCGCAGGCCAGCACCCTGGTTGGGCACTGCTACGGCTGATCACATAGGGTGAAAAGAAAAACGGGAGGTTCGGCGTGTTCGTTGAACGTGCGCCACTTGTCGACTTAGTGTCCTGTTCAGAAGACTCCAGGGAACAGACACACTGGTAACCCTAAACTTCAGCGTTAGGGTTCGGGTCGGCGCTACGGACCGTCCCATTCGGCATCAGTCGGCGGATCGCGAGGCAGCAGTGCCTCGTTGGTTCGACGACACGTAACTCGAGGCGAGAGGCCTTCGACGTGGCAGCACCGCAGAACTACCTCGCAGTCATCAAAGTCATCGGTGTCGGCGGCGGTGGTGTCAATGCCATCAACCGGATGATCGAGGTCGGTCTCAAGGGCGTCGAGTTCATCGCCATCAACACCGACGCGCAGGCGCTGTTGATGAGCGACGCCGACGTCAAGCTCGACGTCGGCCGCGAACTCACCCGCGGACTCGGCGCCGGAGCCAACCCGGCCGTGGGCCGCAAGGCCGCCGAGGACCACCGCGAGGAGATCGAGGAGGTCCTCAAGGGGGCCGACATGGTCTTCGTGACGGCCGGTGAAGGCGGCGGCACCGGCACCGGCGGCGCGCCCGTCGTGGCCAACATCGCACGCACACTGGGCGCCCTCACCATCGGCGTGGTCACGCGCCCGTTCACCTTCGAGGGACGGCGCCGCGCCAACCAGGCCGAGGACGGCATCGCCGAACTCCGCGAAGAGGTCGACACCCTCATCGTCATCCCCAACGACCGGCTGCTGTCCATCTCGGACCGCCAGGTCTCCGTCCTCGACGCCTTCAAGTCGGCCGACCAGGTCCTGCTCTCCGGTGTCCAGGGCATCACCGACCTCATCACCACGCCCGGTCTGATCAACCTCGACTTCGCCGACGTCAAGTCGGTCATGTCGGAGGCCGGTTCGGCGCTCATGGGCATCGGCTCGGCCCGCGGCGACGACCGGGCGGTGGCCGCCGCCGAGATGGCGATCTCCTCGCCGCTCCTGGAGGCGTCCATCGACGGCGCCCGCGGTGTGCTGCTCTCCATCTCCGGCGGTTCCGACCTCGGCCTGTTCGAGATCAACGAAGCGGCCCAGCTGGTCAGCGAGGCCGCCCACCCCGAGGCCAACATCATCTTCGGTGCGGTCATCGATGACGCCCTCGGCGACGAGGTCCGCGTCACCGTGATCGCCGCCGGCTTCGACGGGGGGCAGCCGCCGACCCGCCGGGAGACGGTCATGGGATCGTCCTCGAACCCGGCCCGCCGCGAGGAGCCCACTCCGGTACGGCAGACCGAGAGCCGCCCGTCCTTCGGCTCGCTCGGCAGCGTCACGCCCAAGGAGGACCCGGAGCCCGCGCAGGAGCCGGTCGCCGACCTTCCGGTCGCCCCGCCGGTCCCGCCGTCGCGGAGCTACACCGACAGCTCGGCCGAGGAGCTGGACGTGCCGGACTTCCTGAAGTGATAGGACGGCGCGAGAGCGTGAGCGGCGCGCACTTCGCCTTCACCGACCGGTGGGGCGGGGTGAGCGCCGCTCCGTATGAGGAGCTCAACCTCGGCGGGGCGGTCGGCGACGACCCCGAGGCCGTGGGGACCAATCGCGAACTGGCCGCCAAGTCGCTCGGTATCGATCCCGCCCGGGTGGTCTGGATGCATCAGGTGCACGGGGCGGACGCCGTGGTGGTCTCCGCGCCGTGGGGCGAGCGGCCGGTGCCTCAGGTCGACGCGATCGTCACCGCCGAACGCGGTCTCGCCCTCGCCGTCCTCACCGCGGACTGCACCCCGGTGCTGCTCGCCGACCCGGTCGCCGGGATCGCCGCGGCGGCTCACGCGGGCCGGCCCGGCATGGTCGCCGGAGTCGTCCCCGCCGCGCTACGCGCGATGACCGAACTCGGCGCCGATCCCGCCCGGATCGTCGCCCGCACCGGACCGGCCGTCTGCGGCAAGTGCTACGAAGTGCCCGCGGAGATGCGCGCCGACGTCGCCGCCGTCGAACCCGCGGCGCACGCCGAGACGAGTTGGGGCACACCCTCGGTCGATGTGACCGCCGGAGTGCACGCGCAGCTCGACCGGCTCGGGGTGCGCGACCGGCAGCAGTCGCCGGTGTGCACGCTGGAGTCGGGCGACCACTTCTCGTATCGCCGCGATCGCACCACGGGGCGACTCGCGGGATATGTCTGGCTGGACTGATGGGGCATGACGGACCGTAAGGATGAACTCGCCGCAAATCTGGCGAAGGTGGAGCGGCGCATCGCCGCCGCGTGCGCGGCCGCCGGGCGGGCGCGGGAAGAGGTGACCCTCATCGTGGTCACCAAGACCTACCCCGCGAGCGATGTGCGGGTGCTGGCGGAGCTCGGCGTGCGCCATGTCGCCGAGAACAAGGACCAGGACGCGGCACCCAAGGCTGCCGAATGTTCTGATGTGCCGCTTACTTGGCACTTTGTTGGTCAATTGCAGACCAACAAAGTGCGATCCGTGGTCGGTTACGCGGATCTCGTGCAGTCTGTCGATCGTTCCAAGCTGGTGACGGCTCTTTCGAAGGAGGCCGTGAAGGCCGGGCGCGAAGTGGGATGCCTCATCCAGGTCGCGCTCGACGCGGGGGCGAGCGAGCGAGGGGAGCGGGGTGGCGTGGCGCCGGGCGGAATCGCGGAGTTGGCCGATCTCGTGGCCGGGGCTCCGGGGTTGCGGCTCGACGGGCTGATGACCGTCGCTCCGCTCACCGGGGAGTACGCGGGACGCGAACAGGCGGCATTCGAGCGGTTGATGGATTTGTCGACCGACCTGCGCCGAGACCATCAGGCTGCGAACATGGTCTCGGCAGGGATGAGTGCGGACCTCGAACAGGCCGTGGCGGCAGGGGCGACACATGTGCGCGTCGGCACCGCGGTACTCGGAGTCCGCCCCAGGCTCGGGTAACGTCGCCAAGAAGTCGGACCACAGCAGAAAATATGGTCATTACCGCCGAAAGGCGGTCATAACGACCTCGTGGATCGCGGGCACTTGGCAGTCGTCAGCCGATCCACCACAGAGCGGAGGACTCAGAGAATGGCCGGCGCGATGCGCAAGATGGCGGTCTACCTCGGCCTCGTGGAGGACGATGGGTACGACGGCCGCGGTTTCGACCCCGACGACGACTTCGAACCGGAACTCGACCCGGAGCCCGAGCGGGACCGCCGACGGCATGAGCCGTCTCACCAGTCACATCAGGCACTTCAGCCTGAAAGGGATGAATCGGTCAGAGTCGTGCAGTCCTCGGTGCCGCGCGACTCGGTGCCCCGATCCACTTCGCTGGCCGCGGAATCGGTGCGTCCCGCGCGCATCGCGCCCGTGGCGTCCATCACACAAGAGCGCGCAAGCCTGGAGAAGAACGCACCGGTGATCATGCCCAAGGTCGTGTCGGAACGAGAGCCTTACCGGATCACCACGCTTCACCCCCGGACCTACAACGAGGCCCGTACCATCGGGGAACACTTCCGTGAGGGCACCCCGGTGATCATGAATTTGACTGAGATGGATGACACAGACGCCAAGCGACTTGTCGACTTTGCGGCCGGTTTGGTGTTTGGTCTTCACGGCAGCATCGAGCGGGTGACGCAGAAGGTGTTCCTGTTGTCGCCTGCTAACGTCGATGTCACGGCGGAGGACAAGGCCCGCATCGCAGAGGGCGGGTTCTTCAACCAGAGCTGAGAAGCACAACCGGAACGAAGTACGGAACAGGGGAGAGGGAAAGACAGACCATGAGCGTGTTCGCGCAGGTGATCTACATCGCGCTGATGGTGTTCCTCATCGTGCTCATCTTCCGGTTGGTCATGGACTACGTCTTCCAGTTCGCCCGCTCATGGCAACCCGGCAAGGCGATGGTGGTCGTTCTGGAGGCCACCTACACTGTCACTGATCCACCGTTGAAGCTTCTGCGGCGGTTCATCCCGCCGCTGCGTCTCGGGGGCGTGGCGCTCGACCTGTCCTTCTTCGTGCTGATGATCATCGTCTACATCCTCATCTCCATCACGGGAAACCTGGCGAGGTGACTGTGGACGATACGGTCTTGCCGACTGCCGATGACTACGTTGAGGTGAAGAGATGCCGTTGACCCCCGAGGACGTGCGGAACAAGCAGTTCACGACCGTCCGCCTCCGAGAAGGCTATGACGAGGACGAGGTCGATGCCTTCCTCGACGAGGTCGAAGCCGAACTGACCCGCCTGCTGCGCGAGAACGAGGACCTGCGCGCCAAGCTGGCCGCGGCGACGCGTGCTGCTGCCCAGAACCAGCAGAACATGCGCAAGCCCCCGGAGCAGCAGGACCAGCAGCAGGGTGGCATGCCCGGACAGGGAATGCCGCAGCAGGGCATGCGTGGGCCAGGTCCTGGCGCTCCCGTGCCTGCCGGCATATCCGGTCCGCCGCAGCAGCAGATGGGCGGCCCCATGGGTGGCCCGCCCCAGCTGCCGAGCGGTGCGCCGCAGCTGCCCGCCGGCCCCGGCGGTGGCCAGGGCGGCCCGCAGGGTCCCGGTCAGATGGGCCAGGGCCCCATGGGTCAGGGGCAGATGGGCCAGGGCCAGATGGGCCAGGGCCAGATGGGCCAGGGTCCGATGGGCCAGGGCCCCATGGGCGGTCAGCCGCCCATGCAGCAGCAGATGGGTGGCCCGATGGGCGGCCCCATGGGCGGTCCGATGGGCGGCCCCGGTCAGGGCCCCGGTGGCGACAGCGCCGCCCGTGTCCTCTCGCTGGCCCAGCAGACCGCCGACCAGGCGATCGCCGAGGCTCGTTCCGAGGCCAACAAGATCGTCGGCGAGGCCCGTTCGCGTGCCGAGGGTCTTGAGCGTGACGCGCGTGCCAAGGCGGACGCGCTGGAGCGGGACGCGCAGGAGAAGCACCGCGTCGCGATGGGCTCCCTCGAGTCCGCCCGCGCCACGCTGGAGCGCAAGGTCGAGGACCTGCGCGGCTTCGAGCGCGAGTACCGCACGCGTCTGAAGTCGTACCTCGAGTCGCAGCTGCGTCAGCTGGAGACCCAGGCCGACGACTCGCTGGCTCCGCCGCGTACCCCGGCGACCGCGTCGCTGCCGCCGTCCCCGGCGCCTTCCATGGCTCCGGCCGGTGCGAGCGCGCCGTCGTACGGTGGCAACCAGGGCATGGGCGGCGGTCCTTCGCCGGCCAGCCCGTCGTACGGCGGCCAGCAGCAGATGTCTCCTGCGATGACCCAGCCGATGGCGCCGGTGCGGCCGCAGGGTCCTGGCCCGATGGGACAGGCTCCCTCGCCGATGCGTGGTTTCCTCATCGACGAGGACGACAACTGACGGCCTCTAGTACGCCTTAGGCGTCGGCAGCGTTCAGGGCGAGGCCCCGGATTTCGACCCGGGGCCTCGCCCTTTTACGCGGGTTGATCACCGTGACGTGGAGACGCGGAAGGCCCGGCCCCTCCTGGGGACCGGGCCTTCGCTCTCGCGGTTACGCCTTGCGCAGGCGGAACGTCAGGGACAGGCCCTCGTCGGTGAACGGGGTGCCGTAGGTGTCGTCCGCCTCACCCTGGGCGAAGTCCGTGGCAAGGACCTCGTCGGAGATCAGGGGCGTGTGCTCGGACAGGGCCGCGATCACGGCCGGGTCCGTGGCCGTCCAGCGGAGCGCGATGCGGTCGGCCACGTCGAGGCCGCTGTTCTTGCGGGCCTCCTGGATCAGGCGGATCGCATCCCGCGCCAGGCCCGCCTGGCGGAGTTCCTCCGTGATCTCCAGGTCCAGCGCCACCGTCGCACCGGAGTCGGACGCCACCGACCAGCCCTCGCGCGGAGTCTCTGTGATGATCACCTCATCGGGGGCCAGCGTGATCGTCTCGCCGTCGACCTCGACCGACGCCGTGCCCTCGCGCAGGGCGAGGGAGAGCGCGGCCGCGTCGGCGCCCGCGACGGCCTTCGCCACATCCTGGACGCGCTTGCCGAAACGCTTGCCCAGGGCGCGGAAGTTGGCCTTGGCCGTGGTGTCGACCAGGCTGCCGCCGACCTCGCTGAGGGAGGCGAGCGCGCTCACGTTCAGCTCCTCCGTGATCTGCGCGTGCAGTTCACGGTCGAGGGAGCCGAAGCCGGTCGCGGCGATGAGCGCCCGGGACAGCGGCTGACGGGTCTTCACACCCGACTCCGCGCGCGTGGCACGGCCCAGCTCGACGAGGCGGCGCACCAGGACCATCTGCTTCGACAGCTCCGGGTCGATGGCGGAGAGGTCCGCCTCCGGCCAGGAGGCCAGGTGCACGGACTCCGGGACGCCGGGGCTGACCGGCACGACCAGGTCCTGCCAGACCCGCTCGGTGATGAACGGGGTCAGCGGGGCCATCAGCTTGGTGACGGTCTCGACGACCTCGTGCAGCGTGCGCAGCGCGGCCTTGTCGCCCTGCCAGAAGCGGCGCCGGGACCGGCGTACGTACCAGTTGGACAGGTCGTCGACGAACGCCGACAGGAGCTTGCCGGCGCGCTGGGTGTCGTACGACTCCAGGGACTGGGTCACCTGGTCGGTCAGCGCGTGCAGTTCGGACAGCAGCCAGCGGTCCAGAACCGGCCGGTCGGCCGGGGCCGGGTCCGCCTCGCTGGGCGCCCAGCCGGACGTACGGGCGTACAGGGCCTGGAAGGCGACCGTGTTCCAGTACGTCAGGAGTGTCTTGCGGACGACCTCCTGGATCGTGCCGTGGCCCACGCGACGGGCCGCCCACGGGGAGCCGCCGGCCGCCATGAACCAGCGCACCGCGTCCGCGCCGTGCCGGTCCATCAGGGGGATCGGCTCGAGGGTGTTGCCCAGGTGCTTGGACATCTTGCGGCCGTCCTCGGCCAGGATGTGACCGAGGCAGACGACGTTCTCGTACGACGACTTGTCGAAGACCAGGGTGCCGACGGCCATCAGCGTGTAGAACCAGCCTCGTGTCTGGTCGATGGCCTCGCTGATGAACTGCGCCGGGTAGCGGGACTCGAACAGCTCCTTGTTCTTGTACGGGTAGCCCCACTGCGCGAACGGCATCGAACCCGAGTCGTACCAGGCGTCGATGACCTCCGGCACGCGCGTGGCCGTCTTCTGGCACTGGGGGCACGCGAAGGTGACCTCGTCGATGAACGGGCGGTGCGGGTCGAGGCCGGAATGGTCCGTGCCGGTCAGCTGGGTGAGCTCCGCGCGGGAGCCCACGACGGTGAGGTGGTCGTCCTCGCAGCGCCAGATCGGCAGCGGGGTACCCCAGTAGCGGTTGCGGGACAGCGCCCAGTCGATGTTGTTCTGCAGCCAGTCGCCGAAGCGGCCGTGCTTCACCGTCTCCGGGAACCAGTTGGTGTTCTCGTTCTCCTGGAGGAGGCGGTCCTTGGCGGCGGTGGTGCGGATGTACCAGGACGGCTGCGCGTAGTACAGGAGCGCCGTGTGGCAGCGCCAGCAGTGCGGGTAGCTGTGCTCGTACGGGATGTGCTTGAAGAGGAGGCCGCGCTGCTGGAGGTCCTCGGTGAGCTTTTCGTCCGCCTTCTTGAAGAAGACGCCGCCGACCAGGGGGACGTCCTCCTCGAACGTGCCGTCCCTGCGGACGGGGTTCACGACCGGCAGGCCGTAGGCGCGGCAGACCTTGAGGTCGTCCTCACCGAACGCGGGGGACTGGTGGACCAGGCCCGTACCGTCCTCGGTCGTGACGTACTCGGCGTTGACCACGTAGTGGGCCGGCTCCGGGAACTCCACGAGCTCGAACGGACGTTGATAGGTCCAGCGCTCCATTTCGGCGCCGGTGAAGGACTGGCCGGTGGTCGCCCAGCCCTCGCCGAGCGCCTTGGCGACGAGCGGTTCGGCGACGACGAACTTCTCCTCACCGTTGGTCGCGACGACGTAGGTGACCTCGGGGTGCGCGGCCACGGCCGTGTTGGAGACCAGCGTCCAGGGGGTCGTCGTCCAGACCAGGAGCGCGGCCTGGCCGGCGAGCGGACCGGAGGTGAGCGGGAAACGGACGTACACGGAAGGGTCGACGATCGTCTCGTAGCCCTGCGCCAGCTCGTGGTCCGACAGGCCCGTCTCGTCGCGGGGACACCAGGGGGCCACGCGGTAGTCCTGGACCAGCAGACCCTTGTTGAAGATCTCCTTGAGCGACCACCAGACGGACTCGATGTACTCCGGGTCCATGGTGCGGTAGGGGTCGTGGAGGTCGGTCCAGTAGCCCATGCGGGTCGTGAGCGCCTCGAAGGCGTCGGTGTGGCGGGTCACGGACTCGCGGCACTTGGCGTTGAACTCGGCGATGCCGTACGCCTCGATGTCCTTCTTGCCGGTGAAGCCGAGCTCCTTCTCGACCGCCAGCTCCACCGGCAGGCCGTGACAGTCCCAGCCGGCCTTGCGGGCCACGTGGTAGCCGCGCATGGTCCGGAAGCGGGGGAACACGTCCTTGAAGACGCGCGCCTCGATGTGGTGGGCACCGGGCATGCCGTTGGCGGTGGGCGGGCCCTCGTAGAACACCCATTCGGGGCGGCCCTCGGACTGCTCCAGGCTCTTGGCGAAGATCTTCTGCTCGTGCCAGAAGTCGAGCACCGCGTGCTCGAGCGCGGGCAGGTCGACCTGGGCGGGCACCTGGCGGTACGTCGGCGTTGTCATCAGCGAGCTTCCTCCGGCGGACTTGCTGCCTTCCGTCCGGAGGGACGAGAGTCCGTGCGCCGGTTTCGGCGCGCTCCCGCGGTACCACCCTCCTTGGCCCGCCGACGCCTGGTGTGCGTCGGTGAGCCCCCTCATTGGGGCCGCGATGCCGGGTCTACTGGCCCTGGCGGCCCGTGGGCGGAGCCCACTGATCCAAGGCCTTCTTCCGGCGGCTCCGGGGTGATCTTCACGTCGCGCTCGCCCCCGGGCTTCCACCGTCCCCGGGTCGCTCTGGGCTGCCTACGCCGCTACTCGTCCCCATCCACGCTTTTCGCTCCGCCCAGTGTACGGCGCCCCGGGGACAGTGGCCGACCGGTTTTGCGGGTCCGGACGCGGAGGCCGCCGTAGGGCCCGGAGTGACCCGAATGGAGCGGCATGACTGTTCGGATTCCGGGACGGGCGGTTCGGCGGATTACCTGGCGGGGAGCTGGGCACAACGCATGCATGCTTCCCGCCCCGCGCGCGCGGGGCGGGCGAATCGAGCGGCGTGCCCCGTTGCCGCGGGACCCAAGTCGATTTATCGTCCCAGCACGATTCGCGAGCAAGATCACAATATGTGAAGGGGCCGCGGCATGGTGGCGAAAAAGACCGCCGTACAGCAGTCGGCGTCGGGCCGGTCCACCCATGCCCGAGCCCCCGGCGGCGAGGCCAAGGGTGCGGCTGCCAAGGCCGTGAAGGCGGTCGGAGCGGCGGCGAGGAGCGTCGCGAAGAAGGCCGCCGTCAAGAGCACGCGCGCGGGTGGCGAGAAGGCCGCGGCGAAGAAGGCGGCGCCGCGGAAGGAGAGCGGCGCCAAGAAGGCCACGGCGGCTCCCGGCGGGCGGACGGCCGCGGAGGAGGTCTCGGCCGGGAGAGCGGCGGCCGAGCCGCCTGCCGACGGGACGGCAGAGGCCACGGCAGAGGCCACCGAGGGCGTAGGCAAGGCCTCGGTCACGAGGAAGGCCGCGGCGCCGAAGAAGGCGGCCACCAAGAAGACCTCCGCCGCGAACAAGGCGGTCGCGAAGAAGGCAGCCACGAAGAAAGCGGTGACGAAGAAGGCGGTCGCGAAGAAGACCGCAGCGAAGGACACGGCCGCGGCCGAGAGCGCGGCCAGGGGCACCACCGCGACGAAGGCCGCGGGGAAGAAGACGGCGGCGAAGGACAGCGCGGTCGAGGAGAAGGCAGCCACGAAGACATCCGCAGCGAAGGACACGGCCGCGACCGAGAGCGCGGCCAGGGGCACCACCGCGACGAAGGCCGCGGGGAAGAAGACGGCGGCGAAGGACAGCGCGGTCGAGGAGAAGGCAGCCACGAAGACATCCGCAGCGAAGGACACGGCCGCGACCAAGAGCGCGGCCAAGGGCACCACCGCGACGAAGGCCGCGGGGAAGAAGACGGCGGCGAAGGACAGCGCGGTCGAGGAGAAGGCAGCCACGAAGACATCCGCAGCGAAGGACACGGCCGCGACCAAGAGCGCGGCCAAGGGCACCACCGCGACGAAGGCCGCGGGGAAGAAGACGGCCGCGAAGGACAGCGCGGTCGAGGACAAGGCCGCCACGGAGGCCGGTGCCCCGCAGGGGGACGCCGGACAGGGCACCTCCGGGAAGAACACCCTCACCAAGAGGGCGGCCAGGAAAAGCACGGCCAAGAAGGCGGGCGCGGCCGAGGCCGCGAAGCAGACGGGAGCCACGACAGTGGTTGCGAAGAAGACTCCTGGCACGGCCACGGCGGCTAAGACCGCCCTACCCAACGCGCGTGTCTCCGCGGTGGAGCCCGGCGAGCTCGCGGTGCGCCCGGGTGAGGACCCGTGGACGCCCGAAGAGGTCTCCGAGGCGCGCGCGGAGCTGACGGCCGAGGCCCTGCGGCTGCGTACCGAGATCACCACCTCGGAGGAGTCCCTGGTGGGGCTCATGCGGGACTCCGGGGACGGCGCCGGCGACGACCAGGCCGACACCGGGACCAAGAACATCACGCGCGAGAGCGAGATGGCCCTCGCGGCCAACGCACGCGAGATGCTGCTCCAGACCGAACGCGCCCTGGGGCGGCTCGACGCCGGCACCTACGGCCTGTGCGAGAACTGCGGCAATCCCATCGGCAAGGCGCGCATGCAGGCCTTCCCGCGCGCGACCCTGTGCGTGGAGTGCAAGCAGAAGCAGGAACGCCGGTACTGAGGGTCCTTGGAGGCGTGTCGTACCCTCGTCCTCAGTCAGGTATCTAGGTCGAGGGACTCACGTGACAGAGGCGGAGCGCATCATCGGTACGCCGGATACCCCAGAGGCGGCGGGGGCGGAGCCGGAGCAGGACCAGACGGCGCGGCCCAGGGGCAAGCGTCGTATCGCCGTGCTGTTCTCGGTGGCCGCCTTCGCGTACGCCCTCGACCTGGTCAGCAAGATGATCGTGGTCGCCAGGCTGGAGCACCACGAGCCGATCGAGATCGTCGGGGACTGGCTGAGGTTCGAGGCGATCCGCAACGCGGGCGCGGCCTTCGGCTTCGGTGAGGCCTTCACCGTGATCTTCACGGTGATCGCGGCGGCCGTGATCGTGGTCATCGCCCGCCTCGCCCGCAAGCTCTACAGCCTGCCCTGGGCGATCGCGCTGGGGCTGCTGCTCGGCGGCGCGTTCGGCAACCTCACCGACCGGATCTTCCGCTCCCCGGGCGTGTTCGAGGGCGCGGTCGTCGACTTCATCGCCCCCAAGCACTTCGCCGTCTTCAACCTCGCCGACTCGGCGATCGTGTGCGGCGGCATCCTGATCGTGCTGCTGTCGTTCAAGGGGCTCGACCCCGACGGCACGGTCCACAAGGACTGATCCACAGGCGCCGGTCGGGGCTGTCGGTGGTGTCCGGCATACTCGACGGGTGAGCACCGTTCCCGAGATCCGTACCCTGCCCGTGCCCGACGGCCTGGAGGGCGAGCGCGTCGACGCCGCCATCTCCCGCATGTTCGGCTTCTCCCGGACCAAGGCGGCCGAGATCGCCGCCGCGGGGAAGGTCACGGTCGACGGGTCGGTGGTCGGTAAGTCCGAGCGGGTGCACGGCGGGGCCTGGCTGGAGGTCGAGATGCCACAGGCGGCCGCGCCGGTGCAGATCGTCGCCGAGCCGGTCGAGGGCATGGAGATCGTCCATGACGACGACGACGTGGTCGTGATCGTCAAGCCCGTGGGTGTCGCCGCGCATCCCAGCCCCGGCTGGACCGGGACGACCGTGATCGGCGGGCTCGCCGCCGCCGGGTACCGCATCTCGACCTCCGGTGCCGCCGAGCGCCAGGGCATCGTGCACCGCCTCGACGTGGGTACCTCGGGCCTGATGGTCGTGGCCAAGTCGGAGCGGGCGTACACCTCGCTCAAGCGGCAGTTCAAGGAGCGTACGGTCGACAAGCGGTACCACACGCTCGTCCAGGGCCACCCGGACCCGACCAGCGGCACCATCGACGCACCCATCGGCCGCCACCCCCAGCACGACTACAAGTGGGCGGTCACGGCCGAGGGCAAGCCGTCCGTGACCCACTACGACCTCATCGAGGCGTTCCGTGCCGCCTCCCTGCTCGATGTGAAGCTGGAGACCGGGCGCACCCACCAGATCCGCGTCCACATGGCGGCCCACCGCCACCCCTGCGTCGGCGACCTGACGTACGGTGCCGACCCGACGCTCGCCAAGCGGCTCCGGCTGACCCGGCAGTGGCTGCACGCCGTGCGGCTCGGCTTCGAGCACCCCGGGGACGGGGAGTGGGTGGAGTTCGCGAGCGACTATCCGGAGGATCTGCAGCAGGCCCTGGACCTGGTGCGTGAGGAGACCTACGGGTGAGCACGCACGCGTACGTGGTGCGGGTCGCCGAGGATCCCGCCGACCGTGAGGCCTGCTTCACGGTGCGCAAGGAGGTCTTCGTCGGCGAGCAGGGCGTGCCGGAGGACATCGAGTACGACGCCTACGACGCCGTAGCGGTGCATGTGCTGGCCGTGCGGGAGGACGGGGTGCCGCTCGGGACCGGACGGCTGCTGCACGGCGCGGCGGCGGCCGGGAAGACCGGCGGTGACATGACCGTGGGGTCGCTGGGGCGGCTCGCCGTGACACAGATGGCCCGCGGACTCGGCGTGGGGGCGGCTCTTGTGCGGGCCGTCGAGGACGCGGCACGCGCCCGTGGGCTCGTGGCCGTGGATCTGCACGCGCAGACGCACGCGCTGGGGTTCTACGAGCGGCTGGGCTACGTGGCGTACGGGCCGGAGTTTCCGGACGCGGGGATGGCGCACCGGGCCATGCGGCGGGTTCTCTGACGGCCGGATCTCGGATTCGTCGACGGGAGACGGCGAGCGGCGGTCGGGAAGGTCTGGGCGGGAAGCGGGCAGACTGAAGTGACCGTAGATTTGTCGATCTGCCCGGAGTTCTCACCGTGGATCAGTTGGCCCTGTTGTTCGTGTTGTTGCTGGGGGCTCTGATCAGTGTCCCGGTGGGAGACCGGTTCGGGTTGCCGGCGCCGGTGCTGATGACGCTGCTCGGGATCGTGCTCGCGGTACTGGACTTCGTACCGAATGTCGATATTCCACCCGAGCTGATCCTGCCCATCCTGTTGCCGCCGTTGCTCTATGCGGCGGTGCGTCGGACGTCGTGGCGGCAGTTCGCGGCCAACAAGCGGCCGATCTTCCTGCTCGCCGTCGCGCTCGTGTTCGTCACCACCCTGTGCGTCGCCGTCGTCGCCCAGGCGATCGTGCCGGGACTGCCGATCGCCGCCGCCGTCGCGCTCGGCGCGCTGGTCGCACCGCCCGACCCGGTCGCCGCGACCGCCGTGGCCGGCCAACTCGGGCTGCCCCGGAGGCTGGTGTCCATCCTGGAGGGCGAGGGGCTCTTCAACGACGTGACGGCGATCGTGCTCTACCACGTGGCCGTCGCCGCGGCCGTCAGCGGCTCGTTCACGGCCGGGAAGGCCGTCTTCGAGCTG
Encoded proteins:
- a CDS encoding TraR/DksA family transcriptional regulator, which translates into the protein MVAKKTAVQQSASGRSTHARAPGGEAKGAAAKAVKAVGAAARSVAKKAAVKSTRAGGEKAAAKKAAPRKESGAKKATAAPGGRTAAEEVSAGRAAAEPPADGTAEATAEATEGVGKASVTRKAAAPKKAATKKTSAANKAVAKKAATKKAVTKKAVAKKTAAKDTAAAESAARGTTATKAAGKKTAAKDSAVEEKAATKTSAAKDTAATESAARGTTATKAAGKKTAAKDSAVEEKAATKTSAAKDTAATKSAAKGTTATKAAGKKTAAKDSAVEEKAATKTSAAKDTAATKSAAKGTTATKAAGKKTAAKDSAVEDKAATEAGAPQGDAGQGTSGKNTLTKRAARKSTAKKAGAAEAAKQTGATTVVAKKTPGTATAAKTALPNARVSAVEPGELAVRPGEDPWTPEEVSEARAELTAEALRLRTEITTSEESLVGLMRDSGDGAGDDQADTGTKNITRESEMALAANAREMLLQTERALGRLDAGTYGLCENCGNPIGKARMQAFPRATLCVECKQKQERRY
- the ileS gene encoding isoleucine--tRNA ligase codes for the protein MTTPTYRQVPAQVDLPALEHAVLDFWHEQKIFAKSLEQSEGRPEWVFYEGPPTANGMPGAHHIEARVFKDVFPRFRTMRGYHVARKAGWDCHGLPVELAVEKELGFTGKKDIEAYGIAEFNAKCRESVTRHTDAFEALTTRMGYWTDLHDPYRTMDPEYIESVWWSLKEIFNKGLLVQDYRVAPWCPRDETGLSDHELAQGYETIVDPSVYVRFPLTSGPLAGQAALLVWTTTPWTLVSNTAVAAHPEVTYVVATNGEEKFVVAEPLVAKALGEGWATTGQSFTGAEMERWTYQRPFELVEFPEPAHYVVNAEYVTTEDGTGLVHQSPAFGEDDLKVCRAYGLPVVNPVRRDGTFEEDVPLVGGVFFKKADEKLTEDLQQRGLLFKHIPYEHSYPHCWRCHTALLYYAQPSWYIRTTAAKDRLLQENENTNWFPETVKHGRFGDWLQNNIDWALSRNRYWGTPLPIWRCEDDHLTVVGSRAELTQLTGTDHSGLDPHRPFIDEVTFACPQCQKTATRVPEVIDAWYDSGSMPFAQWGYPYKNKELFESRYPAQFISEAIDQTRGWFYTLMAVGTLVFDKSSYENVVCLGHILAEDGRKMSKHLGNTLEPIPLMDRHGADAVRWFMAAGGSPWAARRVGHGTIQEVVRKTLLTYWNTVAFQALYARTSGWAPSEADPAPADRPVLDRWLLSELHALTDQVTQSLESYDTQRAGKLLSAFVDDLSNWYVRRSRRRFWQGDKAALRTLHEVVETVTKLMAPLTPFITERVWQDLVVPVSPGVPESVHLASWPEADLSAIDPELSKQMVLVRRLVELGRATRAESGVKTRQPLSRALIAATGFGSLDRELHAQITEELNVSALASLSEVGGSLVDTTAKANFRALGKRFGKRVQDVAKAVAGADAAALSLALREGTASVEVDGETITLAPDEVIITETPREGWSVASDSGATVALDLEITEELRQAGLARDAIRLIQEARKNSGLDVADRIALRWTATDPAVIAALSEHTPLISDEVLATDFAQGEADDTYGTPFTDEGLSLTFRLRKA
- the lspA gene encoding signal peptidase II, whose product is MTEAERIIGTPDTPEAAGAEPEQDQTARPRGKRRIAVLFSVAAFAYALDLVSKMIVVARLEHHEPIEIVGDWLRFEAIRNAGAAFGFGEAFTVIFTVIAAAVIVVIARLARKLYSLPWAIALGLLLGGAFGNLTDRIFRSPGVFEGAVVDFIAPKHFAVFNLADSAIVCGGILIVLLSFKGLDPDGTVHKD
- a CDS encoding RluA family pseudouridine synthase, yielding MSTVPEIRTLPVPDGLEGERVDAAISRMFGFSRTKAAEIAAAGKVTVDGSVVGKSERVHGGAWLEVEMPQAAAPVQIVAEPVEGMEIVHDDDDVVVIVKPVGVAAHPSPGWTGTTVIGGLAAAGYRISTSGAAERQGIVHRLDVGTSGLMVVAKSERAYTSLKRQFKERTVDKRYHTLVQGHPDPTSGTIDAPIGRHPQHDYKWAVTAEGKPSVTHYDLIEAFRAASLLDVKLETGRTHQIRVHMAAHRHPCVGDLTYGADPTLAKRLRLTRQWLHAVRLGFEHPGDGEWVEFASDYPEDLQQALDLVREETYG
- a CDS encoding GNAT family N-acetyltransferase — its product is MSTHAYVVRVAEDPADREACFTVRKEVFVGEQGVPEDIEYDAYDAVAVHVLAVREDGVPLGTGRLLHGAAAAGKTGGDMTVGSLGRLAVTQMARGLGVGAALVRAVEDAARARGLVAVDLHAQTHALGFYERLGYVAYGPEFPDAGMAHRAMRRVL